In Xanthomonas campestris pv. phormiicola, the DNA window GCACCATGTACGGCGAGCGGTTGCCGACCGCCGAGCGCGGCTCGTTGGTAACCAGCGGCTCGGGGATGCAGGCCACGTTGGGCACGTAGTCCGGCGTGCTGTCGCTGACCCCCGGCGCGTACAGGCCGCCGGCGGTGTAGTTGCCGCGCGTGGACGGGTCTTCCTTGGCCGGCGCGTACGGCGAGGTGGACGGGCAGCCGGTGGCGACATGCGCCGGGCCGCGGCCTTCCACCCTGACCCCGGGCGCGGCGGCGCCGCCGCCGGCGGTCTTCTTCGGGGCGCTGCTGCAGGCGGCCAGCGCCAGCAGGGCGACGACGGGGACGATCCGGAGCAGCGCGTTCGGGTTCATGCCGGGGGTAACTCCTTGCCGGCGATGGCCTGGGACAGCTGGTACACGGCCATCGCGTACATCTTGGAAATGTTGTAACGGGTGATCGCGTAGTAGTTCTGGAAGCCCAGCCAGTACTGCTTGCCGGCGCTGCCGTCGAGCGTGATCGGGGTGGCGGTGGCGCCGGCCGGGACCGCTGCGGCCGGCTGGTAGCCGCGCGCGGCCAGCTCGGCCAGCGTGTAGCTCGGGGTCCAGTCGGTCGGATTGAATTCCTCGGCGCCGGGACGCAGCGTGGCCGGCACCGCCACCGCGCCGTCGCGCACCCAGCCGCCCTTCTTGACGAAGTAGTTGGCGATCGAGGAGAACATGTCGTCGTAGTCGGTGAACAGGTTGCGCTTGCCGTCGCCATCGCCGTCCACCGCGAACTGGCGGTAGCTGGACGGCATGAACTGGCCCAGGCCCATCGCGCCGGCGTAGCTGCCGATCAGGCTGGCGATGTCCAGGTTCTCTTCGCGGCCGAGCGCGAACAGCTGGCCGAGTTCGTCGCGGAAGAACAGCTCGCGGCGCACTTCGCGCTCGAGCTTGGCCGGGTCGCCGCTGCGCGGATAGCGGAACGCCAGCGTGTACAGCGCGTCGAGCACGCGGTAGCTGCCGGCGTTCTTGCCGTAGCTGGTCTCCACGCC includes these proteins:
- the mltB gene encoding lytic murein transglycosylase B — protein: MIRRSLICLITLGLVACATQPKPPPPPPQANALPQTAPRPALPAGTAPEAVPAPPLDLTPVPFEIARANFVRDTAAKYGLDPAQIEATLAQAQFKDAIVAAMSRPAERVKPWNDYRPMFISQARIDGGRAFLATHREELMRVQARTGVPPEIIVAIIGVETSYGKNAGSYRVLDALYTLAFRYPRSGDPAKLEREVRRELFFRDELGQLFALGREENLDIASLIGSYAGAMGLGQFMPSSYRQFAVDGDGDGKRNLFTDYDDMFSSIANYFVKKGGWVRDGAVAVPATLRPGAEEFNPTDWTPSYTLAELAARGYQPAAAVPAGATATPITLDGSAGKQYWLGFQNYYAITRYNISKMYAMAVYQLSQAIAGKELPPA